The genomic DNA AGATCTCCGGATGCGTCTCTCCCGTGACGTCCTCGACGCGGCCGTCGGGAAACCGCATGCGAATCGACCGCACGTGCGCGCCGATGGTGCCCGCAGCGTGATGGTTCTTGCCGTGCACGTCGGCGGCAACCATGCCTCCGAGGGTCACGTAGCGCGTGCCGGGAGTGACCGGAACAAAGAAGCCGCGCGGAAGGAACATCTCGATGAGGCGGTCCAGGCGAAGGCCGGCCTCGGCGCGCAGCACGCCGGAGCGTTCGTCGAACGAGAGGACTCGATCGGCACGAAGGCTCGATGCAACCGGTCCGCGGCCCGCCGGTGGCAGCGATGCATCGCCGTACGAACGTCCGAGGCCGCGCGTCAGCACGGCCCCGTCGGTAATTTTTTCGAGGTCGGGATCTTCGAGCTCGGTGGCGCTCGCGACAGGGTAGCGACCCCAGCCGCTGAGCATCTTGACGCTGTTGTTCAGGTTTCGGCCTTCGAAGAAGCGACCCGCAGGACGCCGAGATAGCCGTGCGCAACGTTCGCGTTGGCGAGCAGGCCACGATCGCGAAGCATGCGGTGAAACGTCGGCAATTTGTAGTGCGGTACGGTCATCAGCAGGTGATGTTCCAGGTGAAAATTGACGTAGTTCGGTGCCAGAAACAAACGTTCCCACCAGCTCGCCATGGTCGTGCGCGCATTGTGAAAAGGATCAGATGGGTCCTTCGGCATCGCATGCTCGGCGATCGCGCGGATGCGAAGCACCAGGCTGTACGTCGTCATCCACGCTCCGAACCACAGAAGATACAGCGCCGGATGCCCGAAGGCCGTGAGGATCGCCAGCAGCACGAGGTTGCTGACGATGACTCCGCGCAGGGCTTCGCTTGCGCTCGTCGCCTGGCGCTTGCTCTTTCCGGCGCTCATTCCAAGGTCGCGCCGCAGCAGCGCCTTGAACCTCTTCCATCCGGTCTGTCCGGAAAGATCCCGCCAGATCTTGCGCCGGAGGCTCGCGCGCGTGATCGGAAACGGCGTCGCGAGGTCGAGGTCGGGATCGTCCTTGGACCAGTTCTTGGCGTGGTGCTTGAGATGGTACGGGCGATACGGCGCAAGATCGGACCAGACCGGATAAGCGGCCAGCCAGTTTCCCATGAAGTCGTTCAGCCGACGGTCCTTGAACAGCGTGCGGTGCGAGGCCTCGTGCATCAGGATCGACATGCCGAGCTGGCGGCCGGCAATCACGAACAGCGCGAAGACGATCGTCAGCGGATTCGGCCAGCGCGCAACCAGCGCCATCGACGCGAAGACCAGGCCCCAGTTGACCGCGAACGCGGCCCACGAATGCCGGTCTTCGAACTGAAGCAGCTCGACGATCTCGGCGCGCGTGAAGCGGTCGAGCCAGCGCTCGGCGGCGACAGTGCGTTCGACGCGCGCGCCGTCGCTCGTCGTCGTGGATTCGTTCGGGCTCGCCGTATCGTCGGCAGTCGGCTGCAGGGCTGCTGGCCGCAACAAAGTTGTCATGACGGTTCTCCGGAGCGCGTGACATAGCTGACGGCAGCGGCGCTTCGCCAGATCTGCCGGTCCATCGGGGATTCGGTGACGAGCACCCCGAAACGGTTGAGGAACGGCGCCCAGCAGCGCCGCCCGACTTCGTCGTACGCGCTCATCACGCGGATCAGCGCGTCGCGCTCAC from Candidatus Limnocylindrales bacterium includes the following:
- a CDS encoding fatty acid desaturase family protein; the protein is MTTLLRPAALQPTADDTASPNESTTTSDGARVERTVAAERWLDRFTRAEIVELLQFEDRHSWAAFAVNWGLVFASMALVARWPNPLTIVFALFVIAGRQLGMSILMHEASHRTLFKDRRLNDFMGNWLAAYPVWSDLAPYRPYHLKHHAKNWSKDDPDLDLATPFPITRASLRRKIWRDLSGQTGWKRFKALLRRDLGMSAGKSKRQATSASEALRGVIVSNLVLLAILTAFGHPALYLLWFGAWMTTYSLVLRIRAIAEHAMPKDPSDPFHNARTTMASWWERLFLAPNYVNFHLEHHLLMTVPHYKLPTFHRMLRDRGLLANANVAHGYLGVLRVASSKAET